In Microbacterium enclense, one genomic interval encodes:
- a CDS encoding iron-siderophore ABC transporter substrate-binding protein, producing the protein MPSRRRSSHRLTLAASVAGLALLVSGCAGGATAAPESSAASTHEVSHARGTTAVSTAPQRVVTLEPLELDTAVSVGITPVGAAVANMVNGVPSYLGVDGVTPVGTVSEPDLEAIAALEPDLILGTESRHSALYDQLSAIAPTVFIATQADPWRDNAALIGEALGREDDVQKAVDAVDERCAEIKSAHDLTGQTAEMIRPRDETTLSLYGPVSFAGSLLECVGYTIPDHEWEDGLQADISPENIASATADAVFVTTTDVDDPSTVPAAIIQNAASFPVVTLVDTSTWVAGVGPKGAQSVLGDIESFLTAGK; encoded by the coding sequence GTGCCCTCACGCCGCCGCTCCTCGCACCGACTCACCCTCGCGGCATCCGTCGCCGGTCTCGCCCTCCTCGTCTCGGGGTGCGCGGGCGGGGCGACAGCCGCCCCCGAGTCCAGCGCCGCGTCGACCCACGAGGTCTCTCACGCCCGCGGGACGACGGCGGTCTCGACCGCTCCGCAGCGCGTCGTGACGCTCGAACCGCTCGAGCTCGACACCGCGGTCTCCGTCGGCATCACCCCCGTGGGTGCGGCGGTGGCCAACATGGTCAACGGCGTTCCGAGCTACCTCGGCGTCGACGGCGTCACGCCCGTGGGCACCGTCAGCGAGCCCGATCTCGAAGCCATCGCCGCGCTCGAGCCCGACCTCATCCTCGGTACCGAATCGCGACACTCCGCGCTGTACGACCAGCTCAGCGCGATCGCGCCGACGGTCTTCATCGCCACGCAGGCCGATCCCTGGCGCGACAACGCCGCGCTCATCGGCGAAGCGCTCGGCCGCGAAGACGACGTGCAGAAGGCGGTGGATGCCGTCGACGAGCGCTGCGCCGAGATCAAGAGCGCACACGATCTCACCGGGCAGACCGCCGAGATGATCCGCCCGCGCGACGAGACCACGCTCAGCCTGTACGGCCCGGTCTCGTTCGCGGGAAGCCTGCTCGAGTGCGTCGGGTACACGATCCCCGACCACGAGTGGGAGGACGGCCTGCAGGCGGACATCTCGCCCGAGAACATCGCGAGCGCGACCGCGGACGCCGTGTTCGTCACGACCACCGACGTGGACGATCCCTCCACGGTGCCGGCCGCCATCATCCAGAACGCCGCCTCGTTCCCCGTCGTGACCCTCGTCGACACGAGCACGTGGGTCGCCGGCGTCGGCCCGAAGGGCGCGCAGTCCGTGCTCGGCGACATCGAGTCCTTCCTCACAGCGGGGAAATGA
- a CDS encoding iron chelate uptake ABC transporter family permease subunit, protein MSRVLPARVSTTAPAPRSPGIGRTAIGTLVLVAVLAVTVALSLMIGANPLPWQTVWASLTGAGAPDTDFVVQGLRVPRTIAGIVAGAALGAAGALMQAFSRNPLADPGILGVNAGAAFAVALTVAVFGIQSSLLLIWPAFLGALVVTVAVALVGSSGRGPADPIRLTLAGVAVGAVLSGITSGMMLSNPDAFDLMRGWNAGSLLGRGLDIVLPVAPFIAAGLVAAFVLGRPLNALALGDDLARAQGIPVGTVRVASVAAITVLAGAATALVGPLSFVGLMVPHAVRWIVGPDQRRILPLSALAAPIVVLLADVLGRVIIAPAEVPAGIVTAFVGAPVLIALARRRRASAR, encoded by the coding sequence ATGAGCAGGGTTCTCCCCGCGCGGGTGTCGACGACGGCCCCCGCACCCCGATCCCCCGGGATCGGTCGGACCGCCATCGGCACCCTCGTGCTGGTGGCGGTCCTCGCCGTCACCGTCGCCCTGTCGCTGATGATCGGCGCGAACCCCCTACCGTGGCAGACGGTGTGGGCGTCTCTCACCGGAGCGGGCGCCCCCGACACCGACTTCGTGGTTCAGGGGCTCCGCGTCCCTCGCACGATCGCGGGGATCGTCGCCGGCGCCGCACTGGGGGCGGCGGGCGCACTCATGCAGGCGTTCTCCCGCAACCCGCTCGCCGACCCCGGCATCCTCGGCGTCAACGCCGGCGCCGCGTTCGCCGTCGCCCTCACGGTGGCGGTGTTCGGCATCCAGAGCTCCCTCCTGCTCATCTGGCCGGCCTTCCTCGGTGCTCTCGTCGTGACGGTCGCCGTCGCTCTCGTCGGCTCGTCGGGGCGGGGGCCGGCCGATCCGATCCGCCTCACGCTCGCGGGCGTCGCCGTCGGCGCGGTGCTCTCGGGGATCACCTCGGGCATGATGCTCAGCAACCCCGACGCCTTCGACCTCATGCGCGGGTGGAACGCGGGCTCGCTCCTCGGGCGCGGCCTCGACATCGTCCTCCCGGTCGCGCCGTTCATCGCGGCGGGCCTCGTGGCGGCGTTCGTGCTCGGCCGCCCGCTCAACGCCCTCGCGCTCGGCGACGACCTCGCCCGGGCACAGGGCATCCCCGTGGGCACCGTGCGGGTGGCATCCGTCGCCGCCATCACCGTGCTCGCCGGGGCGGCAACGGCCCTCGTCGGTCCCCTGTCGTTCGTCGGGCTCATGGTGCCCCACGCCGTACGGTGGATCGTCGGCCCCGACCAGCGCCGTATCCTTCCGCTCAGCGCCCTCGCCGCCCCGATCGTCGTGCTGCTGGCCGATGTGCTGGGCCGCGTGATCATCGCCCCGGCCGAGGTGCCCGCGGGGATCGTCACCGCGTTCGTGGGCGCCCCCGTGCTCATCGCGCTCGCGCGCCGACGCCGAGCGAGCGCACGGTGA
- a CDS encoding siderophore-interacting protein — MPPRAETGTVPEAPGEAASAAPRPWEYSAFPVAVARREMISPNFLRLTFAGDALQHFAPWGIDQRIKLVLPLPSGGLADFGLLAEPTPHPADWYTRWKALPPDERNVLRTYTPAAIRPEAGELDVDIYLHSPDGPASRWARGARVGETLVITGPDIRNGWTGYGIHWQPPEEYTSFLLVADETAIPAVRNIALSLPPAARGLAIVEIRDRDDDVTLAELGARVDVRVVGRGETEDAVRAWASPDVDIAWLAGESGVVTASRRVLVRELGVPRERVAFLGYWREGGALVG, encoded by the coding sequence ATGCCTCCGCGCGCCGAGACGGGGACCGTGCCCGAGGCTCCCGGCGAGGCGGCGTCCGCTGCTCCTCGTCCGTGGGAGTACAGTGCCTTCCCCGTCGCCGTGGCCCGGCGCGAGATGATCTCACCGAACTTCCTGCGTCTCACCTTCGCCGGCGACGCGCTGCAGCACTTCGCGCCGTGGGGCATCGACCAGCGGATCAAGCTCGTGCTGCCTCTGCCGAGCGGCGGCCTCGCCGATTTCGGTCTGCTCGCCGAGCCGACCCCGCACCCCGCCGACTGGTACACGCGGTGGAAGGCACTGCCGCCGGACGAACGCAACGTCCTGCGCACCTACACGCCCGCCGCGATCCGCCCCGAGGCCGGTGAGCTCGACGTGGACATCTACCTGCACTCCCCCGACGGTCCCGCGTCGCGCTGGGCGCGCGGAGCGCGCGTGGGCGAGACGCTCGTGATCACGGGCCCGGATATCCGCAACGGCTGGACGGGGTACGGCATCCATTGGCAGCCGCCCGAGGAGTACACGTCGTTCCTCCTCGTCGCGGATGAGACGGCGATCCCCGCCGTCCGGAACATCGCGCTCTCGCTCCCGCCGGCAGCGCGCGGACTCGCGATCGTCGAGATCCGCGATCGGGACGACGATGTCACCCTCGCGGAGCTCGGGGCGCGGGTCGACGTGCGCGTCGTGGGGCGGGGCGAGACCGAGGACGCCGTGCGTGCCTGGGCCTCACCCGACGTCGACATCGCGTGGCTCGCCGGGGAGTCCGGCGTGGTCACCGCCTCGCGGCGTGTGCTCGTGCGCGAACTCGGTGTGCCGCGGGAGCGGGTCGCGTTCCTCGGGTACTGGCGCGAGGGCGGGGCGCTGGTCGGCTGA
- a CDS encoding ion channel has product MYGERLARWERAVEWPLVIAALIFLAAYATQILATPEGLVETVAEIVLKATWAVFLVDYVVRLAIAQHRWRWFWRHLLDLAIVALPVFRPLRLMRFFTIIALIHRNTGTMLRGRVAVFTVGATAMTVFVAALAVYDAEKGGGGPISTFGDAVWWAFETITTVGYGDYYPVTITGRIVAVGLMVGGIALIGVVTATLASWIVQRVSVEAEEATAATETQVEALRGEIADLKEMLREIPRA; this is encoded by the coding sequence ATGTACGGAGAACGACTCGCGCGCTGGGAGCGCGCGGTGGAGTGGCCCCTGGTCATCGCGGCCCTGATCTTCCTCGCCGCGTACGCGACCCAGATCCTCGCGACGCCCGAAGGGCTGGTCGAGACGGTGGCGGAGATCGTGCTCAAGGCGACGTGGGCCGTCTTCCTGGTCGACTACGTCGTCCGACTCGCGATCGCCCAGCACCGGTGGCGGTGGTTCTGGCGTCACCTGCTGGATCTCGCGATCGTGGCGCTGCCGGTCTTCCGGCCGCTGCGCCTCATGCGCTTCTTCACGATCATCGCGCTCATCCACCGCAACACCGGCACGATGCTCCGCGGACGCGTGGCGGTGTTCACCGTCGGCGCCACGGCCATGACCGTCTTCGTCGCCGCCCTCGCGGTCTACGACGCCGAGAAGGGCGGTGGCGGCCCGATCTCGACGTTCGGCGACGCCGTCTGGTGGGCGTTCGAGACGATCACCACCGTCGGATACGGCGACTACTACCCCGTCACGATCACGGGCCGCATCGTTGCGGTGGGACTCATGGTCGGAGGCATCGCCCTGATCGGTGTCGTGACCGCCACGCTCGCCTCGTGGATCGTGCAGCGCGTCTCGGTCGAGGCGGAAGAGGCGACCGCGGCGACCGAGACGCAGGTCGAGGCCCTGCGCGGCGAGATCGCCGACCTCAAGGAGATGCTGCGCGAGATCCCGCGCGCGTGA
- a CDS encoding alpha/beta fold hydrolase, producing MTPSPPRILLVHGAWAGPWVFDRLAAELRRRGFRVDTVAMPSIGDTVDMYADAAAITAALDAAEGPVTLVAHSYGGIPATQAGDHPAVEQVVYIAAFALDEGETLQQAVGGGIPEFWGIADGMVSMGRSREERIAMIAADLPAGSPDALATGLADLFRPQSLGAYTSPVTRVAWRTKPTTYVLTERDALVPTAFQEHLVSRSGAAVVRVDTGHTPFEDDPVWFAGVLADIVAPVEVAR from the coding sequence ATGACCCCTTCCCCTCCCCGCATCCTGCTGGTCCACGGAGCCTGGGCCGGCCCCTGGGTGTTCGATCGCCTCGCCGCGGAGCTGCGCCGACGCGGGTTCCGTGTCGACACCGTGGCCATGCCGAGCATCGGCGACACCGTCGACATGTACGCCGACGCGGCCGCGATCACCGCGGCCCTCGACGCGGCGGAGGGCCCGGTGACCCTCGTCGCCCACTCGTACGGGGGGATTCCGGCCACGCAGGCGGGCGACCACCCGGCGGTGGAACAGGTCGTCTACATCGCCGCGTTCGCCTTGGACGAGGGCGAGACCCTCCAGCAGGCGGTGGGCGGCGGCATCCCGGAGTTCTGGGGAATCGCCGACGGCATGGTCTCGATGGGGCGCTCGCGCGAGGAGCGCATCGCGATGATCGCCGCCGACCTTCCCGCGGGGTCCCCCGATGCGCTCGCGACCGGCCTCGCCGACCTCTTCCGTCCCCAGTCGCTGGGCGCGTACACCTCGCCCGTGACGCGCGTGGCATGGCGCACGAAGCCCACGACCTACGTCCTCACCGAGCGCGACGCCCTCGTCCCCACCGCCTTCCAGGAGCACCTCGTCTCGCGCTCGGGCGCTGCCGTCGTCCGCGTCGACACGGGCCACACCCCGTTCGAAGACGACCCGGTGTGGTTCGCCGGAGTCCTGGCCGACATCGTGGCCCCCGTGGAGGTGGCGCGATGA
- a CDS encoding NAD(P)-dependent alcohol dehydrogenase: protein MTAGRAAVVEADRRVVVSEVEYAEPGHGEVLVRLTATGLCHTDLGVLAGGIPFPVPGIIGHEGAGRVEKVGPGVREVGPGDAVLLSFTSCGLCDACASAHPAYCDTWLPRNLLGGMRGEDSGGITRGGERLAGHFFGQSSFATHAIADERSVVRVAADADLSVPAPLGCGVLTGFGSMWNVLDPGPTDIVAVYGAGAVGLSAVMAASLRTPAQLIAIDRVAARLDLARELGATDTVDAANDDVATRLADLTGGRGVTLGFDTTGHPGVARTALEAAAARGTVLVCGAPPPGTEIAVDIQGILTGKILRGVTMGDADPRELIPRLVALHAEGRLPLEKLEHRYTLDEITAAIDDMHHGRTVKPVIVY, encoded by the coding sequence GTGACCGCGGGGCGTGCGGCCGTCGTCGAGGCCGACCGGCGCGTCGTCGTCTCCGAGGTCGAGTACGCCGAGCCCGGCCACGGCGAGGTGCTCGTGCGGCTCACCGCGACCGGCCTCTGCCACACCGATCTCGGGGTGCTCGCCGGTGGCATCCCCTTCCCCGTTCCGGGGATCATCGGGCACGAGGGGGCCGGTCGCGTCGAGAAGGTGGGCCCGGGGGTGCGAGAGGTGGGTCCCGGGGATGCCGTGCTCCTGAGCTTCACCTCGTGCGGGCTCTGCGACGCGTGCGCGTCCGCCCACCCGGCCTACTGCGACACGTGGCTCCCCCGGAATCTCCTGGGGGGAATGCGCGGTGAGGACTCGGGGGGTATCACGCGCGGCGGAGAACGCCTCGCGGGACACTTCTTCGGACAGTCGTCGTTCGCGACCCACGCGATCGCCGACGAACGCTCGGTCGTGCGCGTCGCCGCTGACGCGGACCTCTCGGTGCCCGCCCCGCTCGGGTGCGGGGTGCTGACCGGGTTCGGCTCGATGTGGAACGTGCTCGATCCCGGGCCCACCGACATCGTCGCCGTGTACGGCGCCGGGGCGGTCGGCCTCTCGGCCGTCATGGCCGCGAGCCTGCGCACGCCCGCCCAGCTCATCGCGATCGACCGGGTCGCCGCGCGCCTCGACCTCGCGCGCGAGCTCGGCGCGACCGACACCGTCGATGCCGCGAACGACGACGTCGCGACGCGCCTGGCCGACCTCACCGGCGGGCGCGGGGTCACGCTCGGCTTCGACACCACCGGGCACCCCGGAGTCGCGCGGACCGCGCTCGAGGCCGCGGCGGCGCGGGGCACCGTGCTGGTATGCGGGGCTCCCCCGCCCGGAACCGAGATCGCGGTGGACATCCAGGGGATCCTCACCGGCAAGATCCTGCGTGGGGTCACGATGGGCGATGCCGATCCGCGCGAGCTCATCCCGCGGCTGGTCGCGCTGCACGCCGAGGGACGCCTCCCGCTGGAGAAGCTCGAGCACCGGTACACGCTCGACGAGATCACGGCGGCGATCGACGACATGCACCACGGTCGGACGGTGAAGCCGGTCATCGTTTACTGA
- a CDS encoding iron chelate uptake ABC transporter family permease subunit — translation MTAVEVGYRRVLLGALPVRARSIVVGTAVLLAVVVLAVFSLGWGTYPVAPDAVVRTLFGAGDAMDTTIVVGWRLPRTLAAVALGALLAIAGALFQTVTRNPLASPDILGLSNGAFTGMLLTLVLVSASWPARAVGALVGCLVASAVIWLLSLRGGIQGFRLIVVGIGVSAMLASLNTWMLLRIELETAMFASAWGQGTLNGVTGEAVTGVVLCAAPFAVAAFALVPALRQLELGDDMAAASGVRPHLVRTLALLAGVVLVSAATAIAGPIAFVALAAPQIARRLARTPSLSLALSALVGALLLLGSDVIAQHVLPVTLPVGVVTVSVGGAYLIVMIVSEIRRRV, via the coding sequence GTGACCGCGGTCGAGGTCGGCTACCGCCGGGTGCTGCTCGGCGCTCTGCCGGTGCGCGCGCGCAGCATCGTCGTCGGAACCGCGGTGCTCCTGGCCGTCGTCGTGCTCGCCGTCTTCTCTCTCGGCTGGGGCACGTATCCCGTGGCTCCGGATGCCGTGGTCCGTACGCTGTTCGGAGCCGGCGACGCCATGGACACCACCATCGTCGTCGGCTGGCGCCTCCCCCGTACCCTCGCCGCCGTCGCCCTCGGTGCGCTCCTGGCCATCGCCGGAGCACTGTTCCAGACCGTCACACGCAACCCGCTCGCCAGCCCCGACATCCTGGGATTGTCCAACGGCGCGTTCACCGGCATGCTGCTGACCCTCGTGCTCGTGTCGGCGTCGTGGCCGGCGCGGGCCGTGGGGGCGCTGGTGGGGTGCCTCGTGGCATCCGCCGTCATCTGGCTCTTGTCGCTGCGCGGAGGGATCCAGGGCTTCCGGCTCATCGTGGTGGGGATCGGCGTCTCGGCGATGCTCGCCTCGCTCAACACGTGGATGCTGCTCCGCATCGAACTCGAGACGGCGATGTTCGCCTCCGCGTGGGGGCAGGGCACGCTCAACGGCGTCACCGGCGAGGCGGTGACCGGGGTGGTGCTGTGCGCGGCGCCGTTCGCCGTCGCCGCGTTCGCCCTCGTCCCGGCGCTGCGTCAACTCGAACTCGGCGACGACATGGCCGCGGCCTCCGGCGTGCGTCCGCACCTCGTGCGCACCCTGGCGCTCCTCGCCGGAGTGGTGCTGGTGTCCGCCGCCACCGCGATCGCCGGCCCCATCGCGTTCGTCGCCCTGGCCGCCCCGCAGATCGCGCGACGGCTCGCCCGCACGCCGTCGCTGTCGCTCGCGCTGTCGGCGCTGGTCGGCGCCCTCCTCCTCCTGGGCTCCGACGTCATCGCGCAGCATGTGCTGCCGGTGACCCTTCCCGTCGGCGTCGTCACCGTCTCGGTCGGCGGCGCGTACCTCATCGTCATGATCGTCTCGGAGATCCGCCGCCGTGTCTGA
- a CDS encoding ribonuclease inhibitor: MQTLRIEGARIDGIPALYRELNRVFMPDEEWTLGESLDALDDLLYGGFGELDGSAPVRVVWADHAVSRAALGVETTREYYRGKVARPAVFAVAPAQRALDALDAGAGETYFELVRRVFADHENIELVLA; the protein is encoded by the coding sequence GTGCAGACGCTGCGGATCGAGGGGGCGCGGATTGATGGCATCCCGGCTCTCTACCGGGAACTGAACCGCGTGTTCATGCCGGATGAGGAGTGGACGCTGGGGGAGAGTCTCGACGCCCTCGATGACCTGCTGTACGGGGGATTCGGGGAGCTCGACGGGTCTGCTCCGGTGCGCGTGGTGTGGGCCGATCACGCCGTGTCGCGCGCCGCGCTCGGTGTCGAGACGACGCGGGAGTACTACCGCGGGAAGGTCGCGCGGCCCGCGGTGTTCGCGGTGGCTCCGGCGCAGAGAGCCCTCGACGCTCTCGACGCCGGGGCCGGCGAGACGTACTTCGAGCTCGTCCGGCGGGTCTTCGCCGACCACGAGAACATCGAGCTCGTGCTCGCCTGA
- a CDS encoding aldehyde dehydrogenase family protein, with product MSLTVTTAPGRLFIDGRWTDAADGGRMDVIAPSTGEKIIDVARGTIADVDAAVAAARRAFDEGPWPRMSSRERARILQRAYALMRERGEELAQAESLDVGKPITFARVVDVNNAAELYEYYAALGHRLDGEVREITADAHAYVRSEPLGVVAAITPFNFPLILSSTKIAPALVAGNTVVHKPASDTPLSALLMAELLRDAGVPDGVFNVVTGPGSTLGDHLVSHPDVDKVAFTGSTEIGAHAAALAGETLKPFTAELGGNAANILFADADLDRAIHTVISAFVFNAGQFCMAGPRLLVERPIYGVVLGILKEAVPQVPFGDIADPATVIGPVASRTQLDKVAAMVDRARAAGARVVTGGHAVEREGGFYYAPTVLADLDPDAEVVVDEVFGPVLTVQPFDTDDEAIALANGTRYGLASGIQTSDLARAHRVAARLRAGITWVNGWAILDPAVPFGGVKASGWGREGGPEALQSYQKAHSIVFDLGGRA from the coding sequence ATGAGCCTCACAGTCACGACCGCCCCCGGCCGGCTGTTCATCGACGGGCGGTGGACGGATGCCGCCGACGGCGGCCGCATGGACGTCATCGCCCCCTCCACCGGCGAGAAGATCATCGACGTCGCCCGCGGCACGATCGCCGACGTCGACGCGGCGGTCGCCGCTGCCCGCCGCGCGTTCGACGAGGGCCCGTGGCCGCGGATGTCGAGTCGCGAACGGGCGCGGATCCTGCAGCGGGCGTACGCGCTCATGCGCGAACGCGGCGAGGAGCTCGCGCAGGCGGAGAGCCTCGACGTCGGCAAGCCCATCACGTTCGCGCGCGTCGTCGACGTGAACAACGCCGCCGAGCTGTACGAGTACTACGCCGCGCTCGGCCACCGCCTCGACGGAGAAGTGCGCGAGATCACCGCCGACGCCCACGCCTATGTGCGCAGCGAACCGCTCGGGGTCGTCGCGGCCATCACGCCGTTCAACTTCCCGCTGATCCTGTCGAGCACGAAGATCGCTCCCGCCCTGGTCGCGGGGAACACCGTCGTGCACAAGCCCGCCAGCGACACCCCGCTGAGCGCCCTGCTGATGGCGGAGCTGCTGCGCGACGCCGGCGTCCCCGATGGCGTGTTCAACGTCGTCACCGGACCGGGGTCGACGCTGGGCGACCACCTCGTCTCCCACCCCGACGTCGACAAGGTCGCGTTCACCGGCTCGACCGAGATCGGCGCCCACGCGGCGGCCCTCGCGGGAGAGACGCTCAAGCCGTTCACCGCCGAGCTGGGCGGCAACGCCGCGAACATCCTCTTCGCCGACGCCGACCTCGACCGCGCCATCCACACCGTCATCTCGGCGTTCGTGTTCAACGCGGGGCAGTTCTGCATGGCGGGTCCGCGGTTGCTCGTGGAGCGCCCGATCTACGGCGTGGTCCTCGGCATCCTGAAGGAGGCCGTTCCGCAGGTGCCGTTCGGTGACATCGCCGACCCGGCGACCGTGATCGGACCCGTCGCGAGCCGCACACAGCTCGACAAGGTCGCCGCGATGGTCGATCGCGCACGCGCCGCGGGGGCCCGCGTCGTCACGGGCGGCCATGCCGTCGAGCGCGAGGGCGGCTTCTACTACGCGCCGACGGTCCTCGCCGACCTCGACCCCGACGCCGAGGTCGTCGTCGACGAGGTGTTCGGGCCCGTGCTCACCGTGCAGCCCTTCGACACCGACGACGAGGCGATCGCCCTCGCCAACGGCACGCGGTACGGCCTGGCCAGCGGCATCCAGACCTCCGATCTCGCCCGGGCACACCGGGTCGCCGCGCGCCTGCGGGCGGGGATCACCTGGGTCAACGGTTGGGCGATCCTCGATCCCGCCGTACCGTTCGGCGGGGTGAAGGCGTCGGGCTGGGGACGCGAGGGCGGTCCCGAAGCGCTGCAGTCGTACCAGAAGGCGCACTCGATCGTCTTCGACCTGGGAGGTCGGGCGTGA
- a CDS encoding ABC transporter ATP-binding protein has product MSETSRLEARAVSLAYDGTTVVPELSVAVPPGSFTVIIGPNACGKSTLLRGLSRLLAPTDGTVVLDGRDISSYPAKEVARRLGLLPQTALAPDGITVADLVGRGRYPHQSLLRQWSSADEAAVEEALDATGTADLSARPVDALSGGQRQRVWVAMVLAQQTDLLLLDEPTTYLDVAHQVELMELFAELNARGRTVVAVLHDLNHAARYASHIIAMREGRIVAEGPPREVITSERVEEVYGLPNVVIDDPVTGGPLVVPLRGGAFAARAAEAAAGLEA; this is encoded by the coding sequence GTGTCTGAAACCTCTCGCCTCGAAGCCCGTGCCGTCTCGCTCGCCTACGACGGCACGACCGTCGTCCCCGAGCTGAGCGTCGCCGTCCCGCCCGGGTCGTTCACCGTGATCATCGGCCCGAACGCGTGTGGCAAATCGACGCTCCTGCGGGGGCTCTCCCGGCTTCTCGCCCCCACCGACGGGACCGTCGTCCTCGACGGGCGCGACATCTCGAGCTACCCCGCCAAAGAGGTGGCGCGCCGGCTCGGGCTCCTCCCGCAGACGGCTCTCGCCCCCGACGGCATCACCGTCGCCGACCTCGTCGGCCGCGGCCGCTACCCGCACCAGTCGCTGCTGCGGCAGTGGTCGAGCGCCGACGAGGCCGCGGTGGAGGAGGCCCTGGATGCCACGGGCACCGCGGATCTGTCGGCCCGCCCCGTCGATGCTCTCTCGGGCGGACAGCGCCAGCGCGTCTGGGTCGCGATGGTGCTCGCGCAGCAGACCGACCTGCTGCTGCTCGACGAACCGACGACGTACCTCGACGTGGCGCATCAGGTCGAGCTGATGGAGCTGTTCGCTGAACTCAACGCCCGCGGGCGCACGGTCGTCGCGGTGCTGCACGACCTGAATCACGCCGCTCGCTACGCGAGCCACATCATCGCCATGCGCGAGGGACGCATCGTCGCCGAGGGGCCGCCGCGCGAGGTGATCACGAGCGAACGCGTCGAGGAGGTCTACGGCCTGCCGAACGTCGTGATCGACGACCCGGTCACGGGAGGACCGCTGGTGGTCCCCCTCCGTGGTGGGGCGTTCGCGGCGCGGGCCGCCGAGGCTGCGGCGGGGCTCGAGGCGTGA